The Gemmatimonadaceae bacterium genome has a window encoding:
- the folE gene encoding GTP cyclohydrolase I FolE: MSILEASTGLPRRVSHETADPEFAQLVRRQIELLGEDVEREGLAKTPERVAKSLAWLTRGYHERVEDVVGDALFASEGHRNMVMVRDIELYSLCEHHLLPFFGKVHIAYIPNDRIVGLSKLPRIVEVFARRLQVQERLTEEIALAVERVLEPVGVGVVIEAYHLCMMMRGVEKQNSKTITSALRGSFRDNPMTRDEFLRLAHTPVAAS; encoded by the coding sequence ATGTCCATCCTCGAGGCCTCCACGGGGCTGCCGCGGCGCGTGTCGCACGAGACGGCCGACCCCGAGTTCGCCCAACTGGTGCGGCGGCAGATCGAGCTGCTCGGCGAGGACGTCGAGCGCGAAGGCTTGGCCAAGACGCCGGAACGCGTGGCCAAGTCGCTGGCCTGGCTCACGCGCGGCTACCACGAGCGCGTGGAGGACGTGGTGGGCGACGCGCTGTTCGCGTCCGAGGGCCACCGCAACATGGTGATGGTGCGCGACATCGAGCTGTACTCGCTGTGTGAGCACCATCTGCTGCCGTTCTTCGGCAAGGTGCACATCGCGTACATCCCCAACGACCGCATCGTGGGACTGTCCAAGCTGCCGCGCATCGTCGAGGTGTTCGCGCGCCGGCTGCAGGTGCAGGAGCGGCTCACCGAGGAGATCGCGCTGGCCGTGGAGCGCGTGCTCGAGCCGGTGGGGGTGGGTGTGGTCATCGAGGCGTACCACCTGTGCATGATGATGCGCGGCGTGGAGAAGCAGAACTCCAAGACCATCACCAGCGCGCTGCGCGGCTCGTTCCGCGACAACCCGATGACGCGCGACGAGTTCCTCCGTCTGGCCCACACGCCCGTGGCCGCGAGCTGA
- a CDS encoding Lrp/AsnC ligand binding domain-containing protein, with protein sequence MITTIVLIRVEPTQIPNAAKMLAGVDGVAEVYSVSGDWDLVAIVRVPEYDQIARVVTEVFPTVPGIQRTQTLTAFRAYSKGDLQQAWDIGVE encoded by the coding sequence GTGATCACCACCATCGTACTGATTCGCGTGGAGCCCACCCAGATTCCCAACGCCGCCAAGATGTTGGCCGGCGTGGACGGCGTGGCGGAGGTCTACTCGGTCTCAGGCGACTGGGACCTGGTGGCGATCGTCCGCGTGCCGGAATACGACCAGATCGCCCGCGTGGTGACGGAGGTGTTCCCGACGGTGCCTGGCATCCAGCGCACGCAGACGCTGACGGCGTTCCGGGCCTATTCCAAGGGCGACCTGCAGCAGGCGTGGGACATCGGCGTCGAGTGA
- a CDS encoding GNAT family N-acetyltransferase encodes MTAASRAWKSGVPVEGPFRAGRDDIAGLNQVFSDAFTERYRRDGMVGVRVPYLNPVVWRYAIDDAADGALCWRDPRGEIAAFNMVHRSGAEGWMGPLAVRQDYQGSGVGKEIVRQGVEWLRATGATVIGLETMPRTLDNIGFYSSLGFIPGRLTLTTTLEAASAPNPPRLFGRLSAAEQDHVLEECRALLDAMLPGYDHTRELVLTDELSLGDTVLLREGDRLVGFALCHTIPLVEGRPREELRVLKLALDDERHLEAMIAVLRDFARRSGTRRVAVRVQGEYAAVYSRLIALGGRVRWSDLRMSLAGYEERAPARGLVLSNWEI; translated from the coding sequence ATGACCGCCGCGTCGCGCGCGTGGAAGTCGGGGGTGCCCGTGGAGGGGCCGTTCCGCGCTGGACGGGACGACATCGCCGGGCTCAATCAGGTGTTCAGCGACGCGTTCACCGAGCGCTATCGGCGCGACGGCATGGTGGGCGTGCGCGTGCCGTATCTCAATCCGGTGGTCTGGCGGTACGCCATCGACGACGCGGCCGACGGCGCGCTCTGCTGGCGCGACCCGCGTGGGGAGATCGCCGCCTTCAACATGGTGCACCGGTCGGGCGCCGAAGGGTGGATGGGCCCGCTGGCCGTGCGGCAGGACTACCAGGGCAGCGGCGTGGGCAAGGAGATCGTGCGCCAGGGCGTGGAGTGGCTCCGAGCCACCGGCGCCACCGTGATCGGACTGGAGACGATGCCGCGCACGCTCGACAACATCGGGTTCTATTCGTCGCTGGGGTTCATTCCCGGACGGCTCACGCTCACGACCACCCTCGAGGCGGCCTCGGCGCCCAATCCGCCGCGCCTGTTCGGCCGGCTCTCGGCGGCGGAACAGGACCACGTGCTCGAGGAATGCCGCGCGCTGCTCGACGCCATGTTGCCCGGCTACGACCACACGCGCGAACTCGTGCTCACCGACGAACTGTCGCTTGGCGACACGGTCCTCCTGCGCGAGGGCGACCGGCTGGTGGGGTTCGCGCTCTGCCACACCATCCCGCTGGTGGAGGGGCGGCCGCGCGAGGAGCTGCGCGTGCTCAAGTTGGCGCTCGACGACGAGCGCCACCTGGAGGCGATGATCGCGGTGCTCCGCGACTTCGCGCGGCGGAGCGGCACCCGGCGGGTGGCCGTTCGCGTGCAGGGCGAATACGCCGCGGTGTATTCGCGGCTGATCGCGCTCGGAGGGCGGGTGCGATGGAGCGACCTGCGGATGTCGCTCGCCGGCTACGAGGAGCGCGCGCCGGCCCGCGGCCTCGTGCTGTCCAACTGGGAGATCTGA
- a CDS encoding SMC family ATPase has protein sequence MRLNSLRMTNFRQHVDTRMEFESGLTGIIGPNGAGKSTILEAIAWALYGSLALRTDKESVRTIRAAGRAPVKVELDFELGGHRYRVERGLTSAELFLDGGLEPVANSVTAVTDFLRRRMRMTRQEFFNTYFTGQKDLSVMNAMGPTERKHFLSRVLGYDRLRAAQELARERRRLVTAQLNGLRSAMPDPESVERMLRQAQERLVAATARAAEAAARTASARAAVAELEPRWTTIQHERDAIQRVVSELRVLENEQANLARDAERLAGETAEIAAARGELDRLAVELMPLADLALKLQGMEELYRAEGRRQTLLDNDRVLTEELARLRERLGRVESSPTLEEEVTVALEQQRESLQSVEGTLEAQRTEWVRDRQEAETKIQALRQQYTELKQQRDTLVNLGENGICPTCARPLGDHYRNVLDLVDAQIETVQVDGNYYRQRIGQLEDMPEEVKALDEQRRREFEEVGKLERRLAKVQLAVQELAQLRRDIAEKEQRHATLQQDLAAVPSGYDASAHQGLLDERARLQPLDARATKLSALIEREEPVRRAMLEATTRLEQVRDQVAARSAERVALHFSEDSFAELRRRYEEATAEFRVAELASVAADGEVATAGLDDERARTAQRDLDAQRAKADALTAERRLHDELDDAFEDLRFRLNEQLRPEISALASTLITDLTDGRYTELELDDDYAICVLEDGIRKPAISGGEEDIANLVLRLAISQMIADRAGQPFSLLVLDEVFGSLDEVRRQNVVELLRRLHDRFEQVIVITHIESVREGLDRVLNVRYDEEAGESRVRLERPGEGGPVLEAAMAAGVEE, from the coding sequence ATGCGCCTCAACTCGCTGCGCATGACGAATTTCCGCCAGCACGTGGACACGCGCATGGAGTTCGAGTCCGGGCTCACCGGCATCATCGGGCCCAACGGCGCCGGCAAGTCCACGATCCTCGAGGCCATCGCCTGGGCGCTGTACGGCTCGCTGGCGCTGCGCACCGACAAGGAGAGCGTGCGCACCATCCGCGCTGCCGGCCGCGCGCCGGTGAAGGTGGAACTGGACTTCGAACTGGGTGGCCACCGCTACCGCGTGGAGCGCGGGCTCACCAGCGCCGAGCTCTTCCTGGACGGCGGCCTCGAGCCGGTGGCCAACTCCGTCACCGCCGTCACCGACTTCCTGCGGCGACGGATGCGGATGACGCGGCAGGAATTCTTCAACACCTACTTCACCGGCCAGAAGGACCTGAGCGTGATGAACGCCATGGGTCCCACCGAGCGCAAGCACTTCCTGTCGCGCGTGCTCGGCTACGACCGGCTGCGGGCGGCGCAGGAGCTGGCGCGCGAGCGCCGCCGCCTCGTGACCGCGCAGCTCAACGGCCTGCGCAGCGCCATGCCCGACCCAGAGAGCGTGGAACGCATGCTCCGGCAGGCGCAGGAGCGGCTGGTCGCGGCCACGGCGCGCGCCGCCGAGGCGGCGGCGCGCACGGCATCGGCGCGGGCCGCGGTCGCCGAACTCGAGCCGCGGTGGACCACCATCCAGCACGAGCGCGACGCCATCCAGCGGGTGGTGAGCGAGCTCCGCGTGCTCGAGAACGAGCAGGCGAATCTGGCCCGCGACGCCGAGCGGCTGGCAGGCGAGACGGCGGAGATCGCGGCCGCGCGCGGCGAGCTCGACCGCCTGGCCGTGGAGCTCATGCCGTTGGCCGATCTGGCGCTCAAGCTGCAGGGCATGGAGGAGCTGTACCGCGCCGAGGGGCGCCGGCAGACGCTGCTCGACAACGACCGCGTGCTCACCGAGGAGTTGGCGCGACTCCGCGAGCGGCTGGGTCGCGTCGAATCGTCGCCGACGCTCGAGGAAGAGGTCACGGTCGCGCTCGAACAGCAGCGCGAATCACTGCAGTCGGTGGAGGGCACCCTCGAGGCGCAGCGCACCGAGTGGGTGCGCGATCGCCAGGAAGCCGAGACCAAGATCCAGGCGCTGCGCCAACAGTACACTGAACTCAAGCAGCAACGCGACACCCTCGTGAACCTCGGCGAGAACGGCATCTGTCCCACCTGTGCGCGGCCACTCGGCGACCACTACCGCAACGTGCTCGATCTGGTCGACGCGCAGATCGAGACGGTGCAGGTGGACGGCAATTATTACCGGCAGCGCATCGGCCAGCTCGAAGACATGCCCGAGGAGGTCAAGGCGCTGGACGAGCAGCGGCGGCGCGAGTTCGAGGAGGTGGGCAAGCTCGAGCGCCGGCTGGCCAAGGTGCAGCTGGCCGTGCAGGAACTGGCGCAGCTGCGCCGCGACATCGCGGAGAAGGAGCAGCGCCACGCCACGCTGCAGCAGGACCTGGCGGCGGTGCCCAGCGGCTACGACGCCTCCGCGCACCAGGGGCTGCTCGACGAGCGCGCGCGCCTGCAGCCGCTCGACGCCCGGGCCACCAAGCTCAGCGCGCTCATCGAACGCGAGGAGCCGGTGCGCCGCGCGATGCTCGAGGCCACCACGCGCCTGGAGCAGGTGCGCGACCAGGTGGCGGCCCGCTCGGCCGAGCGCGTTGCGCTGCACTTCTCCGAGGACTCGTTTGCCGAGCTGCGCCGCCGCTACGAGGAGGCGACGGCCGAGTTCCGCGTCGCCGAGTTGGCGTCGGTGGCCGCCGACGGCGAGGTAGCCACCGCCGGTCTGGACGACGAGCGCGCCCGCACCGCCCAGCGCGATCTCGACGCCCAGCGCGCCAAAGCCGACGCTCTCACCGCCGAACGCCGGTTGCACGACGAACTCGACGACGCCTTCGAGGACCTGCGGTTCCGGCTCAACGAGCAACTCCGCCCCGAGATCTCGGCGCTGGCCAGCACGCTGATCACCGACCTCACCGACGGCCGCTACACTGAGTTGGAACTGGACGACGACTACGCCATCTGCGTGCTCGAGGATGGCATCCGCAAGCCGGCCATCTCGGGGGGCGAGGAGGACATCGCCAATCTGGTGCTCCGGCTGGCGATCTCGCAGATGATCGCCGATCGCGCCGGCCAGCCGTTCTCGCTGCTCGTGCTCGACGAGGTGTTCGGCTCGCTGGACGAGGTGCGGCGCCAGAACGTGGTCGAACTGCTGCGCCGTCTGCACGACCGGTTCGAGCAGGTGATCGTGATCACCCACATCGAATCCGTGCGCGAGGGGTTGGACCGCGTGCTCAACGTGCGCTACGACGAGGAGGCGGGCGAGTCGCGCGTGCGACTGGAGCGGCCCGGCGAAGGCGGCCCGGTGCTGGAGGCCGCGATGGCGGCGGGGGTGGAGGAATGA
- a CDS encoding thymidine kinase: MTSDTYFTARSGWIEVIAGVMFSGKSEELLRRVRRATIAKRRVQVFKSHLDERYAGVFKVSSHDGRTTEAVPVDTVAQIAERVRADTQVVAIDEAQFLDERIVSLATDLADRGLRVILAGTDTDFRGEPFGAMPQLMAIAEIVDKLHAICVRCGNPASRNQRLVGGKPALYSSPTIMVGGAETYEARCRACHELPGPHAGQGDLAL; encoded by the coding sequence GTGACGTCGGATACGTATTTCACAGCGCGCAGTGGGTGGATCGAGGTCATTGCCGGCGTGATGTTCAGCGGCAAGAGTGAGGAACTGCTCCGCCGCGTGCGTCGCGCCACGATCGCCAAACGCCGCGTTCAGGTGTTCAAGTCGCACCTCGATGAGCGGTACGCCGGCGTTTTCAAGGTGTCGAGTCACGATGGGCGTACCACCGAGGCCGTGCCGGTGGACACGGTCGCGCAGATCGCCGAGCGCGTGCGCGCCGACACCCAGGTGGTGGCGATCGACGAAGCGCAGTTCCTCGACGAGCGCATCGTGTCCCTGGCCACCGACCTCGCCGACCGCGGCCTGCGGGTGATCCTCGCCGGCACCGACACGGATTTCCGCGGCGAGCCCTTCGGCGCCATGCCGCAGTTGATGGCGATTGCCGAGATCGTGGACAAGCTGCACGCCATTTGCGTGCGATGCGGCAACCCGGCCAGCCGGAACCAGCGGCTGGTGGGGGGAAAGCCGGCGCTTTATTCGTCACCGACGATTATGGTTGGGGGCGCTGAGACTTATGAGGCACGTTGTCGCGCCTGCCACGAGCTACCCGGACCCCACGCAGGCCAGGGAGACCTTGCCTTGTAG
- a CDS encoding thioredoxin domain-containing protein — MKPETLERAMSATLTVAAVVIAAALVHDELASKRALAARGATSPPEVVAHWSDVVRAGVLIGDSAAPVKVVEFGDFECPFCRRFEMTYRSVKARFGRSVALVFVSYPLTNVHRFAAPADRAASCALAQGRFAEFHDALYDEQDSLGLKSWGSYADQAGVPDTARFMRCLKNAPDVSALVSAGRAVASQLGVNATPTVLINGWRFYRPPSDSELTLATKEILAGKSPDEVFTNPPFAGARKP; from the coding sequence ATGAAGCCAGAGACTCTTGAGCGTGCGATGTCTGCGACCCTGACCGTCGCAGCGGTCGTCATCGCAGCGGCGCTCGTACATGACGAACTCGCTTCCAAACGTGCGCTCGCCGCTCGAGGCGCTACTTCTCCGCCAGAGGTCGTCGCGCACTGGTCGGATGTCGTGAGAGCCGGGGTACTGATTGGCGACTCGGCAGCCCCGGTCAAAGTCGTGGAATTCGGAGATTTTGAATGCCCGTTCTGCCGCCGGTTCGAGATGACCTATCGATCCGTCAAGGCACGGTTTGGACGCTCTGTAGCACTTGTCTTCGTTAGCTATCCCCTCACGAATGTTCATCGATTCGCTGCGCCCGCGGACCGAGCCGCAAGTTGCGCGCTCGCTCAGGGGCGCTTTGCCGAGTTTCACGATGCACTGTACGATGAGCAAGACTCGCTTGGGCTTAAGTCCTGGGGTTCGTATGCCGATCAGGCCGGTGTGCCGGATACGGCGCGGTTCATGCGATGCCTCAAGAATGCACCGGACGTCAGTGCGCTTGTTAGCGCAGGACGCGCTGTAGCCAGTCAACTCGGCGTAAACGCAACCCCAACTGTCTTGATCAACGGTTGGCGATTCTATAGGCCTCCGAGCGATTCCGAACTCACGCTTGCGACTAAGGAGATTCTAGCCGGCAAGTCACCGGATGAGGTCTTCACCAATCCTCCGTTCGCCGGTGCACGCAAACCTTGA
- a CDS encoding metallophosphoesterase: MRLVHLSDLHLGFRQYQRLTPFGANQREADVAVTFRRAVDRVIALAPELIVVAGDVFHSVRPANPAILHAYHEFNRLTQALPEVPVIIVAGNHDLPRSSETGCILRLFEQENVYVADFEARRFSFPEQGLSVLAVPDVVGGRPELTPDPAARRNVLVIHGEVAGLLPKRAAAMDRATFEITEEELGAPRWTYVALGHYHVHREVAPNAYYSGSIDYSSANAWGELAEERAAGLPGKGFIEYDLDTGVHTFHPLPPSRGLVDLPSFSARGMTGGEVDAAIRDAVDGCPGGIADKIVRLVVRDVARHINNDLDHQALREYKRRAFHFQLETLRPDVRPLRGEAAPGHPQSLAEFVRERLLTRTVPPEVDRAQLIERVFEYLDQATAAELAAGEAEG, encoded by the coding sequence TTGCGCCTCGTCCATCTCTCGGACCTGCACCTTGGCTTTCGCCAGTACCAGCGATTGACGCCGTTCGGCGCCAACCAGCGGGAAGCCGACGTTGCGGTGACGTTCAGGCGCGCCGTGGACCGGGTGATCGCGCTGGCGCCCGAGCTGATCGTGGTCGCCGGCGACGTGTTCCACAGCGTCCGGCCGGCGAACCCGGCCATCCTCCACGCCTATCACGAATTCAACCGGCTCACCCAGGCGCTGCCCGAAGTGCCGGTGATCATCGTGGCCGGCAACCACGACCTGCCGCGATCCAGTGAGACGGGGTGCATCCTGCGGTTGTTCGAGCAGGAGAACGTGTACGTCGCCGATTTCGAGGCCCGCCGGTTCTCCTTTCCCGAGCAGGGGCTGTCGGTGCTGGCCGTGCCCGACGTGGTGGGCGGGCGTCCCGAGCTGACCCCCGATCCGGCGGCGCGGCGCAACGTGCTGGTGATCCATGGGGAGGTGGCGGGGCTGCTGCCCAAGCGGGCCGCGGCGATGGACCGCGCCACGTTCGAGATCACCGAGGAGGAGCTGGGCGCCCCGCGCTGGACCTACGTGGCGCTGGGCCACTACCACGTGCACCGCGAAGTGGCGCCCAACGCGTACTACAGCGGCTCGATCGACTACTCGAGCGCCAACGCGTGGGGGGAACTGGCCGAAGAGCGGGCGGCCGGGCTGCCGGGCAAGGGGTTCATCGAGTACGATCTCGACACGGGGGTGCACACCTTCCATCCCCTGCCGCCGTCGCGCGGCCTGGTGGACCTGCCGTCGTTCAGCGCGCGCGGCATGACGGGCGGCGAGGTGGACGCGGCGATCCGCGACGCCGTGGACGGCTGCCCGGGCGGCATCGCCGACAAGATCGTGCGCCTCGTGGTGCGCGACGTGGCCCGCCACATCAACAACGACCTCGACCACCAGGCGCTGCGCGAGTACAAGCGGCGGGCGTTCCACTTCCAGCTCGAGACGCTGCGGCCCGACGTGCGCCCGCTGCGCGGCGAGGCGGCGCCGGGTCATCCGCAGTCGCTGGCCGAGTTCGTGCGCGAGCGGCTGCTCACGCGCACCGTGCCACCCGAGGTGGACCGCGCGCAGCTCATCGAGCGCGTGTTCGAGTATCTCGATCAGGCCACGGCGGCCGAGCTGGCGGCCGGCGAGGCGGAGGGCTGA
- a CDS encoding carboxypeptidase-like regulatory domain-containing protein produces MGGALALEAAVVAIVLLGGGHRLQAQEVGGVVVDSVSRTPIVGAVVTGLDNSDGVVMRTLTDLRGVFHMADERSRIVKLRVARLGYLPRDVTLEELTSHAVVLSAFPVGLSAVHSIARVECPRGDDQGRAAQLWDQARGALAAIVAGRSSDAALMRIVRYRRQVEGEGAGARIVAQSLETVDGEGTRAFGSGRSPEFLARNGYLAGSGSSVELYIPDEEALLDSSFIETHCFHIADGGRTHPADVGVSFAPVPSRAGLTELEGVLWIDTTLQALDTLRFSFAGPGVAGVDVAAARGEFVFSTTANGVPFRSSWWLKEPPQQDVVLFRHTTPEGYGKGLGQVIRLAVEEGAQVAWAQWPDGSRYASVMPAIAGRVIDPNTGRGRYGVPIVLLNASRRTITDSSGRFEFGELMPGPYLLAIPDTMFAMFHDMLGAPDARASGFVPAPELGDRALGVRYRPGQAPTVWLALGSEGSPNIRIEMAPLERAFQTYCDDATRGDDSGRLAVWLVTDDGAAAGALVEWRFPDRPGGQTARADKDGRVIFCRVPRGQPVTVLGARSDRSASQRVVAVAGAPATLVVLRLSQTGGQK; encoded by the coding sequence ATGGGGGGCGCGCTGGCCCTCGAAGCCGCGGTCGTCGCTATCGTGCTGCTTGGCGGAGGCCACCGCCTTCAGGCTCAGGAGGTGGGGGGCGTCGTGGTGGACAGCGTCTCGAGGACCCCGATAGTAGGAGCCGTGGTGACAGGGTTGGACAACTCCGATGGCGTCGTGATGCGCACCTTGACCGACCTCCGGGGTGTATTTCATATGGCAGACGAGCGCTCGAGAATTGTGAAATTGCGTGTTGCGCGATTGGGGTATCTTCCGCGGGATGTGACACTCGAGGAACTGACCTCCCATGCGGTCGTGCTGAGCGCATTTCCCGTCGGGCTGAGCGCCGTCCATTCGATTGCTCGTGTCGAATGTCCGCGCGGCGATGATCAGGGGCGGGCTGCGCAGCTATGGGATCAAGCGCGTGGAGCGCTCGCGGCAATAGTCGCCGGCCGGTCGTCCGACGCGGCCCTGATGCGAATTGTCCGATACCGCCGACAGGTCGAAGGCGAGGGCGCCGGTGCACGGATCGTTGCCCAGTCCCTCGAGACCGTGGACGGCGAAGGCACGCGGGCGTTCGGGAGCGGTCGATCGCCGGAGTTCTTGGCCCGCAATGGGTATCTGGCAGGCAGCGGAAGCTCCGTCGAGCTATACATACCCGACGAGGAGGCGTTGCTCGATAGTTCGTTCATCGAAACGCACTGCTTTCACATCGCCGATGGTGGACGAACGCATCCCGCCGACGTCGGCGTCTCCTTTGCCCCGGTGCCGTCAAGAGCGGGACTGACGGAGCTTGAGGGAGTGCTGTGGATCGATACCACGTTGCAGGCGCTTGATACGCTCCGGTTTTCGTTTGCCGGTCCTGGGGTTGCTGGAGTGGATGTTGCGGCCGCTCGGGGCGAATTCGTCTTTTCGACGACAGCGAACGGAGTGCCGTTTCGGTCATCGTGGTGGTTGAAGGAGCCTCCACAGCAAGACGTCGTCTTGTTCCGGCACACGACGCCTGAAGGGTACGGGAAGGGACTGGGACAGGTTATCCGACTCGCGGTGGAAGAGGGTGCACAAGTCGCATGGGCACAGTGGCCCGATGGCAGCAGATATGCGAGCGTGATGCCCGCTATTGCCGGACGTGTCATCGATCCGAACACCGGGCGCGGACGGTACGGGGTACCTATCGTGCTCTTGAATGCGTCGCGTCGCACGATCACCGACAGCTCTGGAAGGTTTGAATTCGGCGAGCTAATGCCGGGGCCCTATCTACTGGCGATTCCCGACACCATGTTCGCGATGTTCCACGACATGCTCGGTGCTCCAGACGCGCGCGCAAGCGGGTTTGTTCCTGCACCAGAGTTGGGGGACCGTGCGTTGGGCGTACGCTACCGGCCGGGACAGGCTCCGACAGTTTGGCTTGCGCTGGGGTCGGAAGGAAGCCCGAACATTAGGATCGAGATGGCTCCCCTCGAACGGGCGTTTCAAACATACTGCGACGACGCGACGCGGGGCGACGACTCGGGAAGGCTCGCGGTGTGGCTCGTCACGGATGATGGAGCCGCCGCAGGCGCGCTGGTTGAGTGGCGGTTCCCGGATCGCCCCGGTGGCCAAACCGCGCGCGCGGACAAGGATGGCCGAGTCATCTTCTGCCGCGTGCCCCGCGGGCAGCCCGTCACAGTGCTTGGGGCCCGAAGTGACCGGTCGGCATCGCAGCGCGTGGTCGCCGTTGCCGGCGCCCCCGCGACACTCGTCGTCCTCCGACTCTCGCAGACGGGTGGGCAGAAGTAA
- a CDS encoding 6-carboxytetrahydropterin synthase: MPQVTVTRRLHFNAAHRVHNPALSDDENRTLFGKCNNPNWHGHNYVLDVSVAGAISERTGYVMDLAALKRIVETQVIDEVDHKNFNLDVDFMRGTIPTSENIVVAFWRRLAPAVAPATLTRLVLWETPNNYVEYQGQ; encoded by the coding sequence ATGCCACAGGTAACGGTCACGCGGCGGCTGCACTTCAACGCGGCCCACCGCGTTCACAATCCGGCGCTGTCGGACGACGAGAACCGGACGCTGTTCGGGAAGTGCAACAACCCGAACTGGCACGGGCACAATTACGTGCTCGACGTCTCGGTCGCCGGCGCCATCTCGGAGCGCACGGGGTACGTGATGGATCTGGCCGCGCTCAAACGGATCGTCGAGACGCAGGTGATCGACGAGGTCGATCACAAGAACTTCAACCTCGACGTGGACTTCATGCGGGGCACGATTCCGACGAGCGAGAACATCGTCGTCGCCTTCTGGCGGCGGCTCGCGCCGGCGGTGGCGCCGGCGACGCTCACGCGACTCGTGCTCTGGGAGACGCCGAACAACTATGTCGAATACCAAGGGCAGTAG
- a CDS encoding DbpA RNA binding domain-containing protein: MEQDGVQAAGITRSQNVVFVLPPDWTRSATFLTPVLDRLESPDPSTPGAQVLVIAADADAAMALARSANALGAARGLTALAATSARRGARALRARGVAVVAGDPRTLIALLQSSALKLSGVQHVVIAWLDDALTASEGALEVLLAEVPKEAPRTIVTRAITPAVEALIERYARRARRELPAVAEETAAVPVQYLAVHEAVRPIALRRVLDELDPATAFVFAPDPRGRSEVQTTLATMGYAADGPMRVGDAMETDADALVLYELPATRAQLHAVLGGRTPRQVIALVAPRQVAALRDITGGIVNPFVLPESLQRALAAEEQMRDSLREVLASGAFARDLLALEPLLAEYDGVEIAAAALRLLEAERLRAATAAPVHAPAMARLFVNVGETDGFRASDLVGAITGHAGLTGRDVGRVEVRDRHSLVEVPAAAAEAVAARITGVTIKGRQIVARLDQERPEGGARGPRRPPGDRDARSAPGGRSGPRRDDRGAPRDDRAPRRDDRGGPPRRPRRPEGGER, from the coding sequence GTGGAACAGGACGGTGTGCAGGCCGCGGGCATTACCCGCAGCCAGAATGTGGTGTTCGTGCTCCCCCCGGATTGGACGCGCTCCGCGACCTTCCTCACGCCGGTGCTGGACCGATTGGAGTCCCCCGATCCGTCGACGCCGGGTGCCCAGGTACTGGTGATCGCCGCCGACGCCGACGCCGCCATGGCTCTCGCCCGCTCGGCCAACGCGCTCGGCGCGGCGCGCGGGCTCACGGCGCTGGCCGCGACGTCGGCTCGTCGCGGCGCACGCGCCCTCCGCGCCCGGGGAGTGGCCGTCGTCGCAGGAGACCCGCGCACGCTCATCGCCCTGCTCCAGAGTTCCGCCCTCAAGCTGTCCGGCGTGCAGCACGTGGTGATCGCCTGGCTGGACGACGCGCTCACGGCGTCCGAGGGCGCGCTCGAAGTGCTCCTGGCCGAGGTGCCCAAGGAAGCCCCCCGAACCATCGTGACCCGCGCGATCACGCCCGCCGTGGAGGCGCTCATCGAGCGGTACGCCCGGCGCGCACGGCGCGAACTGCCGGCGGTTGCCGAAGAGACGGCGGCCGTTCCCGTGCAATACCTGGCCGTACATGAGGCAGTGCGCCCCATCGCACTGCGCCGGGTGCTCGATGAATTGGATCCGGCGACGGCGTTCGTGTTCGCGCCCGATCCGCGCGGGCGCTCCGAGGTCCAGACCACGCTGGCGACCATGGGGTACGCCGCGGACGGGCCGATGCGAGTGGGCGACGCGATGGAGACCGACGCCGACGCCCTCGTGCTGTACGAGCTGCCGGCCACACGGGCCCAGCTCCACGCCGTGCTCGGCGGCCGCACGCCGCGCCAGGTGATCGCCCTCGTGGCGCCGCGCCAGGTGGCCGCGCTGCGCGACATCACGGGCGGGATCGTGAATCCGTTCGTGCTCCCCGAATCGCTGCAGCGCGCCTTGGCCGCCGAGGAGCAGATGCGCGACTCGCTGCGCGAGGTCCTGGCGTCGGGCGCGTTCGCCCGCGACCTGCTGGCGCTCGAACCGTTGCTCGCCGAGTACGACGGCGTCGAGATCGCCGCTGCGGCGCTGCGGCTGCTCGAGGCGGAGCGGCTCCGCGCCGCCACCGCAGCGCCAGTCCATGCGCCGGCCATGGCGCGGCTGTTCGTCAACGTCGGCGAGACCGACGGCTTCCGGGCCAGCGATCTGGTGGGCGCCATTACCGGCCATGCCGGGCTCACGGGTCGCGATGTGGGGCGCGTGGAGGTCCGCGACCGGCATTCCCTGGTGGAGGTGCCAGCGGCGGCGGCGGAAGCCGTGGCGGCGCGCATCACCGGCGTCACGATCAAGGGGCGGCAGATTGTCGCACGGCTGGACCAGGAGCGGCCGGAGGGTGGGGCGCGCGGCCCCCGTCGTCCGCCGGGCGACCGCGACGCGCGCTCCGCGCCGGGTGGACGCTCAGGCCCCCGCCGGGACGACCGAGGGGCTCCCCGCGATGATCGCGCACCCCGCAGGGACGATCGCGGCGGCCCGCCGCGTAGACCTCGACGACCGGAGGGTGGCGAGCGGTGA